The Stutzerimonas stutzeri genome segment TGCCTGTCGGTGCCGGGCTTCTACGAGAACGTGGATCGACCGCAGAAGGTCAAGGTCAAGGCGCTGGACCGCGACGGCCAGCCCTACGAGCTGATCGCCGAAGGCCTGCTCGCGGTGTGCATCCAGCACGAATGCGATCACCTCAACGGCAAACTGTTCGTCGACTACCTCTCCAACCTCAAGCGCGACCGGATCAAGAAGAAGCTCGAAAAGCTTCACCGTCAGCAGGCTTGATCACCGACCCAAAGGCTTGCAGCGCAGGCTGTTTGAAAACGTAGCGAGCGAAGGTCAGGCAAGGCAAAAACAGACGAAAAAGCGCAGTTTACGCGTTGTAAATGAGCATTTTGAGGCTGTTTTTAACGCAGCATGACCGAGCGCAGTAGTTTTCATGCAGCTTGCAGCAAGCCTTTTTCATTGATGAGTCCCCTATGCGCATCGTTTTTGCCGGTACCCCGGAATTCGCCGCCCAGCATCTGCAGGCCCTGCTCGACGCCGGTCGTCAGGTGGTGGCGGTCTATACCCAGCCGGATCGGCCGGCCGGGCGCGGGCAGAAGCTGATGCCCAGCCCTGTCAAGCAGCTCGCCCTGCAGCACGGGATTCCCGTCTATCAACCGCAGACCTTGCGCGACCCCGCGGCCCAGAGCGAACTGGCCGAGCTGAACGCGGACCTGATGGTGGTCGTAGCCTACGGATTAATTCTGCCGCAAGCCGTGCTCGATCTGCCGCGCCTGGGCTGCATCAACAGTCACGCCTCGCTGCTGCCGCGCTGGCGAGGCGCCGCGCCGATCCAGCGCGCGGTCGAAGCCGGCGACAGCGAATCCGGTGTAACCGTGATGCAGATGGAAGCGGGACTGGATACCGGACCGATGCTGCTCAAGGTCAGCACACCGATCACGACTGAGGACACCGGCGGCAGCCTGCATGACCGGCTGGCCGTCCTAGGTGCGGATGCGGTGGTGAAGGCGGTCGCCGCGCTCGAAGCCGGCACACTCAGCGGCGAGGTGCAGGACGACAGCCAGGCTACCTACGCACACAAGCTGAACAAGGACGAGGCGCGCCTCGACTGGAGCCGTCCGGCGGCGGAGCTGGAGCGTCTGGTACGGGCGTTTCATCCCTGGCCGATCTGCCATAGCCGGCTGGATGAGGCCGCCGTGAAGATTCACGCGGCTCGCCAGATTCCAGGGCAGGGTGCCCCCGGCCAGATCCTCGACGCCAGCAAGGATGGGCTGCAGGTCGCGTGCGGCGAAGGTTCGCTGCTGCTCACCCGGCTGCAACTGCCGAACGGCAAGCCGCTGAACTTCGGCGAGCTGTACAACAGCCGACGCGAGCAGTTCGCGCCGGACAAGGTGTTCGAATAATGTCGATGAACCCGCGCCTCGCCGCGGCGCGTGCACTCAGCACGGTGCTGTCCGGCAAGGCCTCGCTGAACAGCAGCCTGCCCGAGGTACTGGGCAAGGTCGAGGCACGCGATCGCGGGCTGACCCAGGAACTGGCGTTCGGTGCAGCTCGCTGGCAACCGCGCCTCGTCGGCCTTGCCGAGCGCCTGCTGCAAAAGCCGTTCAAGGCGGCCGACCGCGACGTCGAAGCGTTGCTGCTGGTCGGCCTCTATCAGCTGTTCTACACCCGTATTCCGCCGCATGCGGCCATCGGAGAAACCGTCGGCTGCGTGGAAAAGCTGAGAAAGCCCTGGGCCAAGGGACTGCTCAACGCCGTGCTGCGCAACGCCCAGCGTGACGGTGAAG includes the following:
- the fmt gene encoding methionyl-tRNA formyltransferase — encoded protein: MRIVFAGTPEFAAQHLQALLDAGRQVVAVYTQPDRPAGRGQKLMPSPVKQLALQHGIPVYQPQTLRDPAAQSELAELNADLMVVVAYGLILPQAVLDLPRLGCINSHASLLPRWRGAAPIQRAVEAGDSESGVTVMQMEAGLDTGPMLLKVSTPITTEDTGGSLHDRLAVLGADAVVKAVAALEAGTLSGEVQDDSQATYAHKLNKDEARLDWSRPAAELERLVRAFHPWPICHSRLDEAAVKIHAARQIPGQGAPGQILDASKDGLQVACGEGSLLLTRLQLPNGKPLNFGELYNSRREQFAPDKVFE